Proteins found in one Bacteroidales bacterium genomic segment:
- the ettA gene encoding energy-dependent translational throttle protein EttA has translation MSDDKKIIFSMVGVNKTFPPHKQVLKDIYLSFFYGAKIGIIGLNGSGKSTLLKIIAGIEKSFQGEVVFSPGYSVGYLEQEPHLDESKTVKDIVQEGVQEIVDLMKEYEDVNNRFMEPMSDDEMNQLMIRQGELTEKIDQVGGWDLDSKLERAMDALRCPDADTPISVLSGGERRRVALCRLLLREPDILLLDEPTNHLDAESVQWLEMHLQQYKGTVIAITHDRYFLDNVAGWILELDRGEGIPWKGNYSSWLEQKTKRMAQEEKQESKRRKTLERELEWVRMAPKARHAKSKARLSAYDKMLNEDSQQKEEKLEIYIPNGPRLGDKVVKAEDVSKSYDERLLFDHLYFNLPPAGIVGVIGPNGAGKTTLFRLIMGMEKPDTGTFDVGETVKIAYVDQSHKDIDPEKTVYQVISQGNELIPLGGKQVNARAYVARFNFSGADQEKKCGVLSGGERNRLHLAMALKEEGNVLLLDEPTNDIDVNTLRALEEGLESFAGCAVVISHDRWFLDRIATHILAFEGDSNVYFFEGSYSEYEENRKKRLGDEGPRRIRYRKLIE, from the coding sequence ATGTCAGACGATAAAAAAATTATTTTCTCAATGGTTGGGGTGAATAAAACTTTCCCTCCGCATAAGCAGGTATTAAAAGATATATATCTGTCATTTTTTTATGGAGCCAAAATCGGTATCATCGGATTGAACGGTTCAGGAAAATCAACATTATTAAAGATAATAGCAGGAATTGAAAAATCATTTCAGGGAGAAGTGGTTTTTTCGCCGGGATATTCTGTCGGTTATCTCGAACAAGAACCTCATCTGGATGAAAGTAAAACAGTAAAAGATATTGTTCAGGAAGGAGTTCAGGAAATTGTAGACTTGATGAAAGAATACGAAGATGTGAACAATCGCTTCATGGAACCGATGAGTGATGATGAGATGAATCAATTAATGATCCGTCAGGGAGAATTAACAGAAAAAATTGACCAGGTGGGCGGCTGGGATCTTGATAGTAAGCTTGAGAGGGCAATGGATGCATTACGTTGTCCGGATGCTGATACTCCTATTTCTGTCTTGTCCGGAGGAGAGCGCCGTCGTGTAGCACTTTGCCGTTTATTATTAAGGGAACCGGATATTTTGTTACTGGATGAGCCGACCAACCATCTTGATGCCGAGTCGGTGCAATGGCTTGAGATGCATTTGCAACAATATAAGGGTACTGTGATCGCCATTACGCATGATCGTTATTTTTTGGATAATGTAGCTGGATGGATTCTGGAACTTGATCGTGGAGAAGGAATACCATGGAAGGGAAATTATTCTTCATGGCTAGAGCAAAAGACAAAACGTATGGCCCAGGAAGAAAAGCAGGAAAGTAAACGAAGAAAAACGTTGGAACGGGAACTGGAGTGGGTACGTATGGCACCAAAGGCCAGGCATGCAAAATCGAAAGCCCGTTTGTCGGCGTATGATAAAATGCTGAATGAAGACAGCCAACAAAAAGAAGAGAAATTGGAAATATATATTCCCAATGGTCCGCGTTTGGGAGATAAGGTAGTAAAGGCAGAAGATGTGTCAAAGTCATATGATGAAAGGTTGTTGTTCGACCATCTCTATTTTAATCTTCCTCCGGCAGGCATCGTTGGGGTAATTGGTCCGAATGGAGCAGGGAAAACCACCTTATTCCGGCTGATTATGGGAATGGAAAAGCCCGATACCGGAACTTTTGATGTCGGTGAGACGGTAAAAATTGCCTATGTTGATCAAAGCCACAAAGATATAGACCCGGAAAAAACCGTATACCAGGTAATATCACAAGGTAATGAATTGATACCCCTCGGCGGAAAACAGGTAAATGCACGTGCATATGTTGCACGTTTTAATTTCAGTGGTGCAGATCAGGAGAAAAAATGCGGAGTATTATCCGGTGGGGAAAGAAACCGGTTGCATCTGGCTATGGCCCTGAAGGAAGAAGGAAATGTACTTTTACTGGATGAGCCGACGAATGATATCGATGTGAATACTTTGAGGGCACTTGAAGAGGGTTTGGAGAGTTTTGCAGGTTGTGCCGTAGTCATATCTCATGATCGCTGGTTCCTTGATCGTATTGCGACGCATATTCTTGCTTTTGAAGGTGATTCAAATGTGTATTTTTTTGAAGGTTCTTATTCTGAATACGAGGAGAACCGGAAAAAACGTCTTGGAGATGAAGGTCCGAGAAGGATCAGGTATAGAAAATTGATAGAATAG
- a CDS encoding DUF3108 domain-containing protein has translation MHIAFLIPLFLISFLPSETQKDYLEEPAFQSGEILTYKIRYGIITGGQVKISANETTLNNKSVYHAVLEGKTTGLIDKIYKVHDIYESYFNLENNLPDKAVRNIREGSYRYYDEVMYNHDSLYVESQRNGRVSVPKNTLDMASVAFYVRRLNLNALKPDDIIHLDTYFGDSLFPFYIVYKGKETISVSAGKFKCFKFVPIVEPGRVFESNDDMTIWFSDDMNKIPISIKFDIIVGSFRCDLTKFENLKYPLTSKVK, from the coding sequence ATGCATATTGCTTTTCTCATTCCATTATTTCTAATATCTTTTCTCCCATCTGAGACACAAAAGGATTACCTGGAAGAACCAGCTTTCCAAAGCGGAGAAATATTGACCTATAAAATCCGTTATGGAATTATTACCGGAGGACAAGTAAAAATATCGGCTAATGAAACTACCCTTAACAATAAATCTGTCTATCATGCAGTTTTGGAAGGGAAAACAACCGGGTTAATTGACAAAATATACAAAGTACATGATATTTATGAAAGTTATTTCAATCTGGAAAACAATCTTCCGGATAAGGCGGTCCGTAACATCCGGGAAGGAAGTTACCGTTATTATGATGAAGTAATGTATAACCACGATTCGTTATATGTGGAAAGCCAGCGAAATGGCAGGGTATCTGTCCCTAAAAATACTTTAGACATGGCTTCTGTCGCATTCTATGTCAGAAGATTGAATTTAAATGCATTAAAACCCGATGATATCATCCATTTAGATACTTATTTCGGTGATAGTTTATTTCCGTTTTATATTGTATATAAAGGTAAAGAAACCATATCTGTCAGTGCTGGAAAATTCAAATGCTTCAAATTTGTTCCTATTGTCGAACCCGGACGTGTTTTTGAAAGTAATGATGATATGACGATATGGTTCAGCGATGATATGAATAAAATACCCATAAGTATTAAGTTTGATATCATAGTAGGATCTTTCAGATGTGACCTGACAAAATTCGAAAACTTAAAATACCCGTTAACCTCCAAAGTAAAATAG
- a CDS encoding response regulator, whose product MGDKLIFFVDDEPMFINLLEYTFKAKNGYVTKTFSNGEDCIEHLYMNPSLVVVDFFLGGNNAEMTGLDLVRKIKKDSPFVSVIVLSGNDDEKTIEEAKASGVEEYIIKDGYFIDNLIESISKILPPETN is encoded by the coding sequence ATGGGCGATAAACTGATATTTTTTGTTGATGACGAACCCATGTTCATCAATTTGCTTGAGTATACCTTTAAGGCAAAGAATGGTTATGTCACCAAAACATTCAGCAATGGGGAAGATTGTATTGAGCATTTATATATGAATCCGAGTTTGGTAGTGGTAGATTTTTTCTTAGGTGGAAATAATGCGGAAATGACGGGATTGGATCTTGTTAGAAAGATAAAGAAAGATAGTCCGTTTGTATCTGTGATTGTTTTATCCGGGAATGATGATGAAAAAACCATTGAGGAAGCCAAGGCGTCCGGTGTAGAAGAATACATCATAAAAGACGGGTATTTCATTGATAATTTGATAGAATCCATTTCAAAAATATTGCCGCCTGAAACAAATTAA
- a CDS encoding aminopeptidase P N-terminal domain-containing protein, whose protein sequence is MKCAAFPSSFYVKNRKKLASMLPPKSLALIFSNDKMPRSGDQYYLFRQNSNLFYLSGINQPRTILTLCPDHPNPKYREVLFILQPDTLSETWDGHRLTQEEATSISGVGTIMDIDKLKHFIDDLAYPSDHIYFDIEENVKRDIELITYDLRVTTALKTRFPLHQYGRLAPLMTSLRFLKQPEEIQLIRCACDITKLAFDRVIKTVEPDMFEYEIEAEMTCEMLRNGATGHAFLPIIASGKNACVLHYHENNRKIRDGEMVLLDFGAELANYNSDCSRTIPISGRFTPRQRQLYDSVLRVFRNVIGIMKSGMSIVQINLQTRRFWEEEHIKLGLYSMEELRRQDPDRPLYQKYFMHGVTHPLGLDVHDVGDRYEPIQPGVVLTCEPGIYIPEEEIGIRLENDVLITPSEPIDLMKDIPIEPEEIERLMNQRTN, encoded by the coding sequence ATGAAATGTGCTGCCTTTCCATCTTCCTTTTATGTAAAGAACAGGAAAAAATTAGCGAGTATGCTTCCGCCAAAATCATTGGCTTTGATATTTTCCAATGATAAGATGCCTCGAAGTGGTGATCAGTATTATTTATTCCGGCAAAACTCCAATCTTTTTTATTTGTCGGGCATCAACCAACCACGAACCATTCTTACACTTTGTCCGGATCACCCTAATCCCAAATACAGGGAAGTATTATTCATCCTTCAACCCGATACGTTGAGTGAAACCTGGGACGGGCATCGATTGACACAAGAAGAGGCAACTTCTATTTCCGGGGTAGGAACGATCATGGATATTGATAAGTTGAAACATTTTATCGATGATTTGGCCTATCCTTCGGATCATATTTATTTTGATATTGAAGAAAATGTAAAAAGGGATATCGAATTAATCACCTATGATCTGCGGGTTACCACTGCACTTAAAACCCGTTTTCCCCTACATCAGTACGGGCGTTTGGCACCATTAATGACTTCTCTTCGTTTTTTGAAACAACCTGAAGAAATACAATTGATCCGTTGTGCCTGTGATATTACAAAATTAGCTTTTGACCGGGTGATTAAAACTGTTGAACCGGATATGTTCGAATATGAGATTGAAGCTGAAATGACCTGTGAGATGTTGCGTAATGGTGCTACCGGACATGCTTTTCTCCCGATTATAGCTTCGGGCAAAAATGCTTGTGTATTGCATTATCATGAGAACAATCGTAAAATCAGGGATGGGGAAATGGTTCTGCTCGATTTTGGTGCTGAACTGGCTAATTATAATTCGGATTGTTCCCGTACTATTCCTATATCCGGTCGCTTTACACCCCGTCAACGACAATTGTATGACTCGGTATTACGGGTGTTTCGCAATGTGATAGGGATAATGAAATCAGGTATGTCCATTGTGCAGATTAATCTGCAAACACGCCGGTTTTGGGAAGAAGAACATATAAAGCTGGGGCTTTATTCAATGGAAGAACTTCGCCGTCAGGATCCGGATAGACCATTATACCAGAAATATTTCATGCATGGGGTAACTCATCCTTTAGGTTTGGATGTTCATGATGTGGGAGACCGCTATGAGCCGATTCAACCGGGAGTAGTGCTCACCTGTGAGCCGGGGATTTATATCCCTGAAGAAGAGATCGGTATTCGCCTGGAGAATGATGTGCTCATCACTCCTTCAGAGCCTATTGATTTAATGAAAGATATTCCTATTGAACCTGAAGAAATTGAAAGATTGATGAATCAACGAACTAATTGA
- a CDS encoding Cof-type HAD-IIB family hydrolase codes for MIKAIFFDIDGTLVSFKSHTVPRSTVDAINEAKKNGIKIFIATGRSFPQIPDLGNLQFDGYITLNGAYCITDKDDIVVKNPIPEDDIKALLTYLENGQQFPCSFMTKDKISINYVNQRVEEMARLVNLPVPGIIDIHEAAKDEIFQINVYVDEDVERQLMKDIFIHCDSSRWNHLFADINVQGNSKQTGIDEFLKYYDLRIEETMAFGDGGNDMSMLKHVAIGVAMGNAKDQVKAVADYVTDSVDDDGVRNALVHYNII; via the coding sequence ATGATTAAAGCTATATTTTTCGATATTGACGGGACTTTAGTGAGTTTTAAAAGTCATACTGTTCCCCGGTCAACTGTTGATGCGATTAATGAAGCAAAGAAAAACGGAATAAAAATATTTATTGCTACCGGACGTTCATTTCCTCAAATACCGGATCTGGGTAATTTACAATTTGATGGTTATATCACACTAAACGGAGCTTATTGTATTACAGACAAGGATGATATTGTTGTAAAGAATCCAATACCGGAGGATGATATCAAGGCCCTGTTGACTTATCTGGAAAATGGACAACAGTTTCCTTGTTCATTCATGACAAAAGATAAGATTAGCATTAATTATGTTAATCAGAGAGTGGAAGAAATGGCTCGGTTAGTAAATTTACCTGTTCCTGGAATAATCGATATTCATGAAGCTGCAAAAGATGAAATTTTTCAAATTAATGTATATGTAGATGAGGATGTGGAACGACAATTAATGAAAGATATTTTCATTCATTGTGATTCCAGCCGTTGGAACCATTTATTCGCCGATATAAATGTTCAGGGCAACAGTAAACAAACCGGAATCGACGAATTTCTCAAATACTATGATTTAAGAATTGAAGAGACAATGGCTTTTGGTGATGGTGGAAATGACATGTCCATGCTGAAACATGTTGCAATTGGAGTTGCGATGGGAAATGCGAAAGATCAGGTAAAAGCTGTAGCAGATTATGTAACTGATTCTGTAGATGATGATGGAGTCCGGAATGCACTGGTCCATTATAACATCATCTAA
- a CDS encoding DUF1573 domain-containing protein, which translates to MKKILFIMVVCFAVAVKGFAQEATKTEKEEKQEVLDMKFDETTHDVGTIEYNGKAEYEFTFTNMSKEPIIIQRCSSGCGCTVPTCPKEKPIKPGEKGTIKVKYLTTNVASPFMKDVTVYSNAKNSPVKLTIKGVVAQKVENKDVSEK; encoded by the coding sequence ATGAAAAAAATATTATTTATAATGGTTGTTTGTTTTGCTGTAGCAGTAAAAGGATTTGCTCAAGAAGCAACCAAAACGGAAAAAGAAGAAAAGCAGGAAGTGTTGGACATGAAATTCGATGAAACTACACATGATGTCGGTACCATCGAATACAATGGTAAAGCAGAATATGAATTTACATTCACCAACATGAGTAAAGAACCGATCATTATCCAAAGATGCAGTTCCGGATGTGGATGTACTGTTCCTACCTGCCCGAAAGAAAAGCCAATCAAACCGGGAGAAAAGGGAACCATCAAAGTAAAGTATCTCACCACCAATGTCGCCTCTCCTTTTATGAAAGATGTGACCGTTTATTCTAATGCAAAAAATTCACCTGTTAAATTAACAATAAAAGGTGTTGTTGCACAAAAAGTTGAAAATAAGGATGTTTCCGAAAAATAA
- a CDS encoding universal stress protein, with amino-acid sequence MQDNQDNNVIVVTWDFTVVSEYALAHAVKIAHIMKYSIKLLHIVDPGASPGVIDKARRGMAKVCNRTFDNEGIICRVVVKEGSLFSAISDYATQSNTQLVIMGTHGIKGSQKLFGSKALKVITGSNAPFIVVQSKPDKSNKISNVVFPIDFKSENKEKLQWAIYIGRNFASKIHLFKYPVSDSDLQKKVNTNLNFAIRFLKQHNIEYEIHTAPKSSNFSGETIRFSEKMNADLIIVTTTKHITLLDYIFGAEEQEIIANSAKIPVMCMNPHVGYAGVAQYLYG; translated from the coding sequence ATGCAAGATAATCAAGACAATAATGTAATCGTTGTTACATGGGATTTTACTGTAGTTTCTGAATATGCTTTAGCTCATGCTGTAAAAATTGCACACATTATGAAATACAGCATTAAATTACTCCATATTGTGGATCCGGGAGCATCACCGGGTGTAATAGATAAAGCGCGCAGAGGGATGGCTAAGGTATGTAATAGGACATTTGACAATGAGGGGATTATATGTAGGGTTGTTGTAAAAGAAGGTAGCCTGTTTTCTGCTATTTCCGACTATGCGACACAATCCAACACTCAATTAGTGATTATGGGAACACACGGTATAAAAGGTTCTCAAAAATTATTTGGCAGTAAAGCATTGAAAGTAATTACAGGATCAAACGCTCCTTTTATTGTTGTCCAGTCCAAACCTGATAAAAGCAACAAGATATCCAATGTGGTTTTTCCTATTGACTTTAAGTCTGAGAACAAAGAAAAATTACAATGGGCTATTTACATAGGACGTAATTTTGCTTCTAAAATCCATTTATTTAAGTATCCGGTTTCCGATAGTGACCTGCAAAAGAAAGTAAATACCAACTTAAATTTCGCCATTCGTTTCCTCAAGCAACACAATATTGAATATGAAATCCATACAGCGCCAAAATCCAGTAATTTCTCCGGTGAGACGATACGTTTTTCTGAAAAAATGAATGCGGATTTAATTATTGTAACGACCACCAAGCATATCACACTCCTTGATTATATATTCGGCGCTGAAGAACAGGAAATTATCGCCAACAGTGCCAAGATTCCTGTAATGTGCATGAACCCTCATGTCGGATACGCAGGGGTAGCGCAATATTTATATGGATAG
- a CDS encoding undecaprenyl/decaprenyl-phosphate alpha-N-acetylglucosaminyl 1-phosphate transferase, whose amino-acid sequence MKDLSPEIVLLLTFIVSFLVTYFSIPSIVSVARAKKLFDEPSRRKSHIQQIPTLGGVAIFAGITISAGSFISYSLVPSLQYILVACIIIFFIGIKDDILAIAPGKKLLGQIAAALVLIIPGDVYFSSLHGFLGICHISTFTSLFLTTFVIIVIINSFNLIDGVDGLAASVGMVTTSFFGIWFFVSGNIEYSLLSAAVFGTLLAFFRFNVFGKKNKVFMGDTGSLLIGLLMSVQVILFNEKNIGFTSAFSIKSAPAVSFAVLIIPLYDTIRVFLVRMLRGRSPFSADKNHIHHLLLKLGYSHIQTTMIIVFVNICVIALALLLQNIGIIWLMICILSIATIFSSLLEYRVRKINHVDENEKVKKKR is encoded by the coding sequence ATGAAAGATTTATCTCCTGAAATAGTATTATTATTGACTTTTATTGTCTCTTTCCTGGTAACCTACTTCTCTATTCCATCTATTGTAAGTGTTGCCCGTGCTAAGAAACTATTCGATGAACCCAGCAGAAGGAAAAGCCATATACAACAGATTCCAACTCTGGGAGGTGTTGCTATTTTCGCAGGAATAACCATATCTGCCGGTTCATTTATCAGTTACAGCCTGGTTCCTTCTTTACAATATATTTTAGTCGCCTGTATTATCATTTTTTTTATCGGAATAAAAGATGACATATTGGCCATCGCTCCCGGTAAAAAATTATTGGGACAAATAGCAGCGGCATTGGTACTGATTATTCCCGGAGATGTTTATTTTTCCAGCCTTCATGGTTTCCTGGGAATCTGCCATATATCTACCTTCACCAGCCTATTTTTAACGACATTTGTGATCATTGTAATCATCAATAGCTTTAACCTGATCGATGGCGTAGACGGATTAGCGGCTTCCGTCGGAATGGTCACCACTTCTTTTTTCGGGATATGGTTTTTTGTATCCGGAAATATTGAATATAGTCTTTTGTCTGCTGCTGTCTTTGGGACATTGTTGGCTTTTTTCCGTTTCAATGTTTTCGGGAAAAAAAATAAAGTTTTTATGGGAGACACAGGCTCATTGCTTATCGGTCTCCTGATGAGTGTTCAGGTAATCCTGTTCAATGAAAAAAATATTGGTTTTACTTCTGCATTCTCAATTAAATCGGCACCGGCCGTTTCCTTTGCCGTGTTAATTATTCCTTTGTATGATACCATACGCGTATTCCTGGTCAGAATGTTACGTGGAAGGTCTCCGTTTTCCGCTGACAAAAATCATATTCATCATCTCTTATTAAAATTAGGTTATTCTCATATACAAACAACCATGATCATCGTTTTTGTAAATATCTGTGTCATAGCATTGGCCCTATTATTACAAAATATTGGCATAATCTGGTTGATGATTTGCATATTATCCATCGCTACAATCTTTTCTTCTCTTCTTGAATACAGGGTACGAAAAATCAATCATGTTGATGAAAATGAAAAGGTTAAAAAGAAAAGATAA
- a CDS encoding capsule assembly Wzi family protein: MYVRLLAIIFLLYISYPYSSAQITSGLHPELEWRYIRTVYSNPETHTMVRNWDINKAYPDSLSQNIRYFISPLGHIELSGGNSFKQIYGVGVHTGISLKRSFFVNLNYSLTGRQFNQTDQLHIDSTNLIPHYDRYLAHKKNFYLYQSLNFNIEWNPIKYISLRIGKDRHFWGDGYRSLFLSDNANSYPFLQTTFKFWNIQYSFMTARMTDYELEEDFSKRHKKYASMHMLSWNITPSININLFEAVVWDAVDSISRRTFDINYLNPVIFLRPVEFSVGSPDNVMIGVGTKLKIWQDNYLYGQFILDEFKFDELTAGNGWWANKYAFQIGLRSFLGKKRPVMLQIELNQVRPFNYTHYYPLQNYAHLGEPLAHPMGANLREGLFIARWALNPDWSVHFINTYAVQGIDSIGSNFGSNLYKSNTTHGEAYGHKTLQGIRATTIYQELKIARTLIQKWNLQAELMLSNRHQVIKSKTKNNFYIHLGIRTLLYRD; this comes from the coding sequence ATGTATGTACGTCTTCTAGCGATCATTTTTTTATTGTACATCAGTTATCCCTATTCCTCAGCACAGATCACGTCAGGATTACATCCCGAATTAGAATGGCGCTATATCCGTACGGTTTATAGTAACCCGGAAACACATACAATGGTACGTAATTGGGATATAAATAAGGCATATCCTGATTCATTATCTCAAAATATCCGCTATTTTATCTCCCCTCTTGGCCATATTGAACTTTCAGGGGGAAACTCATTCAAACAAATTTACGGTGTAGGTGTCCATACAGGTATTTCTCTCAAAAGATCGTTTTTTGTCAATCTCAATTACTCTCTCACGGGCCGGCAATTTAATCAGACTGATCAACTTCATATCGATTCAACGAATCTCATTCCCCATTATGACCGTTATCTTGCCCACAAAAAGAACTTTTATCTCTACCAGTCATTGAACTTTAATATTGAATGGAATCCGATAAAATATATTTCTTTACGGATTGGAAAAGACCGGCATTTCTGGGGTGATGGCTACCGGTCTCTTTTTCTTTCTGACAATGCAAACAGTTATCCGTTCCTGCAAACAACTTTCAAATTCTGGAATATTCAATATTCCTTTATGACAGCCCGGATGACTGACTATGAATTAGAAGAAGATTTTAGCAAACGCCATAAAAAATATGCTTCCATGCATATGCTCAGCTGGAACATCACACCCAGTATCAACATAAACCTATTCGAAGCTGTTGTCTGGGATGCTGTCGACTCAATCAGCCGGAGGACTTTTGATATCAATTACCTTAATCCTGTTATTTTTCTCCGGCCTGTAGAATTTTCCGTCGGCTCTCCGGATAATGTTATGATAGGAGTGGGAACAAAACTTAAAATATGGCAGGACAATTATTTATATGGACAATTTATTTTAGATGAATTTAAGTTTGACGAGTTGACCGCCGGAAATGGCTGGTGGGCAAATAAATATGCCTTTCAGATCGGTCTTCGTAGTTTCCTGGGAAAAAAACGGCCGGTGATGTTGCAAATAGAACTAAATCAGGTAAGACCCTTTAATTATACCCATTACTACCCTTTACAAAATTATGCCCATCTCGGAGAGCCTCTTGCCCATCCTATGGGAGCCAATTTGAGGGAGGGATTATTTATCGCTCGCTGGGCGCTTAATCCGGATTGGTCCGTCCATTTCATAAATACTTATGCCGTACAAGGAATAGATTCTATAGGAAGTAATTTTGGCAGCAACCTTTACAAAAGTAATACGACACATGGTGAAGCATATGGACACAAAACATTACAGGGAATACGTGCAACAACCATATACCAGGAATTAAAAATAGCACGTACGCTGATACAAAAGTGGAACCTACAAGCTGAATTGATGTTATCAAACCGACATCAGGTCATTAAATCCAAAACAAAGAACAACTTCTATATACATCTCGGGATAAGAACATTGCTATACAGGGATTAA
- a CDS encoding glycoside hydrolase family 16 protein, with product MSLLGIKVKLGFFPSTNKIEKQHDTLTQDYQDFIAYSQSEELERFEYLNKYLNSPEFEEKENDPNTDREEIEALKKEFAGLQKSAQLTKYFKDKANEAKFAAIKAWNLEFEDQFAENKLDTNNWLTRYYWGDKLLNESYSLMGDQHYITDGKNISVSGSVLSIETRNEKANGLTWNPLMGFVSRDFSYTSGIINTGKSFRHKYGKVEAKVKIPKGNAYHAFWLAGEKMLPQINIFKYVNGKFYLGNYWGDIADPNGISNDITALPGAFTGKSFIFSLEWTSSHLIWSINGVTFKVAQRGIPSEPMYIAFGSGMSNEARPLTQPVKLEVDWVRFYSKA from the coding sequence ATGAGCTTACTAGGAATCAAAGTAAAACTGGGTTTCTTCCCAAGTACAAACAAAATAGAAAAACAACACGATACCCTTACTCAGGACTATCAAGATTTTATAGCATATTCCCAATCTGAAGAACTGGAACGGTTTGAGTACCTCAATAAATATTTAAATTCACCCGAATTTGAGGAAAAAGAAAATGATCCGAATACCGATCGTGAAGAAATAGAAGCTTTGAAAAAAGAATTTGCTGGTCTGCAAAAATCAGCTCAATTAACCAAATATTTTAAGGATAAGGCTAATGAAGCAAAATTTGCTGCAATAAAAGCCTGGAATCTGGAATTTGAAGATCAATTCGCAGAAAACAAATTAGACACGAACAATTGGTTAACACGCTATTACTGGGGAGATAAGTTATTAAATGAAAGTTACTCCCTGATGGGTGACCAGCATTATATCACTGATGGGAAAAACATTTCTGTATCCGGATCTGTTTTATCTATTGAGACACGAAATGAAAAGGCTAACGGACTAACCTGGAATCCTTTGATGGGATTTGTTTCACGTGATTTTTCCTATACTTCAGGTATTATCAATACAGGAAAATCTTTCCGCCATAAGTATGGAAAAGTAGAAGCCAAAGTGAAAATTCCTAAAGGCAATGCATATCACGCATTCTGGCTGGCTGGGGAAAAGATGCTACCACAGATCAATATTTTCAAATATGTGAATGGCAAGTTCTATTTAGGCAATTATTGGGGGGATATAGCGGACCCTAACGGCATTAGCAACGATATCACTGCTCTACCCGGTGCTTTTACCGGAAAGAGTTTTATTTTCTCTTTAGAATGGACCTCCAGTCATCTAATTTGGTCTATAAATGGAGTTACCTTTAAAGTAGCTCAAAGGGGTATTCCTTCAGAGCCTATGTACATCGCTTTTGGTTCCGGAATGTCCAATGAGGCCCGTCCGTTGACCCAACCGGTAAAATTAGAGGTAGATTGGGTTCGTTTTTATTCTAAAGCATAA